In Rhipicephalus microplus isolate Deutch F79 chromosome 9, USDA_Rmic, whole genome shotgun sequence, one genomic interval encodes:
- the LOC119165596 gene encoding TNF receptor-associated factor 6, translating into MPCSGKLLRLHGALGGVNWRPTRFAVDGLHPYACSLCGVIPKHTLLLPCEHALCETCKRGSVQEDGGVCPLDQEPFVEDECGRIPLPLRKLGSLKARCWNESQGCPFVDTLPALLRHYEEECSFHAVECPRCGEAALHANLVAHYKAGCPGHAPSATNDEPPRYDSVLRVGDINATLGEFNALLNQLYQDQLPTMESKMNEITELVTNHGALLRELSQALRDTQQSLTCGQMEAAQQLSVTFDEKLQSQVDALCARLRNVTPEEERGAPMPWCQEKKHVLRRLDVMLTESLGYLSDLRHATIRDVPHLVARCEMACDHKERAIVEPLYSSELRLLERFTYCLNLKNTDKIGHDYKRSGRRVLDVVDMWHCKDLYFTIAIALDDNPGWFEVCVQLAQTVRISRLNPFVRSVELQDKDCRKCRYLQEADPNNMSGHRSKWKNIFRTDYWQLLRDGFFDGGEANINVTVCHV; encoded by the exons ATGCCGTGCTCGGGGAAGCTGCTGCGGCTTCACGGCGCTCTCGGCGGCGTCAACTGGAGGCCGACGCGGTTCGCCGTGGACGGGCTTCACCCGTACGCCTGCTCGCTGTGCGGAGTCATACCGAAGCACACGCTGCTGCTGCCGTGCGAACACGCGCTGTGCGAGACGTGCAAGCGCGGCAGCGTCCAAGAGGACGGGGGCGTCTGCCCGCTGGACCAGGAGCCTTTCGTCGAGGACGAGTGCGGCAGGATCCCCCTGCCCCTGCGGAAACTCGGCAGTCTCAAG gctCGTTGTTGGAACGAATCCCAAGGCTGCCCCTTCGTGGACACCCTTCCGGCTCTGCTGCGTCATTACGAGGAAGAGTGCAGCTTCCACGCCGTCGAGTGTCCGAGGTGCGGCGAGGCGGCCCTACACGCCAACCTGGTGGCGCACTACAAGGCTGGATGCCCGGGCCACGCACCGTCCGCGACGAACGACGAACCACCGCGATACGACAGCGTCCTTCGAGTCGGCGACATCAACGCGACGTTGGGCGAATTCAACGCGCTCTTGAACCAGCTGTACCAGGACCAGCTACCGACCATGGAGAGCAAGATGAACGAAATCACCGAACTGGTAACTAACCACGGCGCCCTCCTTCGGGAGCTGTCGCAAGCGTTGAGGGACACGCAGCAGAGTCTGACCTGCGGGCAGATGGAAGCGgcgcaacaactgtccgtcacgTTTGACGAGAAGCTCCAGTCGCAAGTCGACGCGCTCTGCGCTCGGCTTCGGAACGTCACGCCGGAGGAAGAACGAGGAGCTCCCATGCCTTGGTGTCAAGAGAAGAAGCACGTGCTTCGAAGACTGGACGTCATGCTCACGGAGTCGCTCGGCTACCTGAGCGACCTTCGTCACGCGACCATACGGGACGTGCCACATCTGGTGGCCCGGTGCGAGATGGCTTGCGACCACAAGGAGAGGGCGATAGTCGAACCGCTCTACTCGTCGGAACTGAGACTGCTGGAACGCTTCACGTACTGTCTAAACCTGAAGAACACCGACAAGATTGGTCACGATTACAAACGCTCCGGCAGAAGGGTACTGGACGTGGTCGACATGTGGCACTGCAAGGACCTGTACTTCACGATCGCCATCGCCCTCGACGATAACCCGGGCTGGTTCGAAGTCTGCGTTCAGCTGGCCCAGACCGTTCGGATCTCTCGTCTGAATCCTTTCGTCAGAAGTGTCGAGCTGCAGGACAAAGATTGCAGAAAGTGTCGCTACTTGCAGGAGGCGGATCCGAATAACATGTCGGGTCATCGCTCGAAATGGAAGAACATATTCCGCACTGATTACTGGCAACTGCTGAGGGATGGCTTCTTCGATGGTGGAGAGGCAAACATAAATGTCACTGTTTGCCATGTTTAG